A genome region from Solirubrobacter pauli includes the following:
- a CDS encoding NAD-binding protein, giving the protein MLLMGTGDLAKEVRGALEAAGSAVDWIDEPDDDAVQAAVRSGRYDVACAASREDAFPLRMALLVRHLDETLPLVVTIFDPAITRQVEQTIPHCIVTSVADIVAPVLAGPCLDPNIVAVRRSGSGWVGLDEAGEETALPDLRARRARALVEAVFAPYDRSAGLLFYGAIGLVATLLFEWIGSMVVLDQAAIDALYGSTKSLATVGPNSAVDDGPKWFKGAIVASMLLTLLSAACFTGGLINRLVDSSLTGLVGRRAVPRRDHVVVVGLGQVGLRLCLLLRECGVNVVAVDTASEGENVGFAKRVKLPVVIGRGANPAVLRRLSLGRARCLAAVTPDDLNNIEAAMAARAADEDLRVLLRAGDGQVADETESLERIGHVVDVHRLAAAHIAGLALDREVDLADMARA; this is encoded by the coding sequence GTGCTCCTCATGGGTACCGGCGACCTCGCCAAGGAGGTCCGCGGGGCGCTCGAGGCCGCCGGCTCCGCCGTCGACTGGATCGACGAGCCCGACGACGACGCCGTCCAGGCGGCGGTGCGGTCCGGTCGCTACGACGTGGCTTGCGCCGCCTCGCGCGAGGACGCCTTCCCGTTGCGGATGGCGCTGCTCGTCCGTCACCTCGACGAGACGCTGCCGCTCGTCGTGACCATCTTCGACCCGGCCATCACCCGGCAGGTCGAGCAGACGATCCCGCACTGCATCGTCACGTCGGTGGCCGACATCGTCGCGCCGGTGCTGGCCGGCCCGTGTCTGGATCCGAACATCGTCGCGGTGCGTCGCTCCGGTTCCGGGTGGGTCGGGCTCGACGAGGCGGGCGAGGAGACCGCGCTGCCCGATCTTCGGGCACGGCGGGCGCGGGCGCTGGTCGAGGCGGTCTTCGCCCCGTACGACCGCTCGGCGGGCCTGTTGTTCTACGGCGCGATCGGGCTGGTCGCGACGCTGCTGTTCGAGTGGATCGGTTCGATGGTCGTGCTCGACCAGGCCGCGATCGACGCGCTGTACGGCTCGACCAAGTCACTGGCCACCGTGGGTCCCAACTCCGCCGTGGACGACGGTCCGAAGTGGTTCAAGGGCGCGATCGTGGCCTCGATGCTGCTCACGCTGCTGAGCGCCGCCTGCTTCACCGGCGGGCTGATCAACCGGCTCGTCGACTCGTCGCTGACCGGCCTGGTCGGGCGGCGCGCCGTGCCGCGGCGCGACCACGTGGTGGTCGTCGGGCTCGGGCAGGTCGGGCTGCGGCTGTGTCTGCTCCTGCGCGAGTGCGGTGTGAACGTGGTGGCCGTGGACACCGCGTCCGAGGGCGAGAACGTCGGCTTCGCGAAGCGGGTCAAGCTGCCCGTGGTGATCGGGCGCGGCGCGAACCCGGCCGTGCTGCGGCGGCTGTCGCTCGGGCGGGCGCGCTGCCTGGCCGCGGTCACGCCGGACGATCTGAACAACATCGAGGCGGCGATGGCCGCCCGCGCCGCCGACGAGGACCTGCGCGTGCTCCTGCGCGCCGGTGACGGCCAGGTCGCGGACGAGACGGAGTCGCTCGAGCGGATCGGTCACGTCGTCGACGTCCACCGGCTCGCCGCCGCGCACATCGCCGGCCTCGCGCTCGACCGGGAGGTCGACCTCGCGGATATGGCCCGCGCATAG
- a CDS encoding alpha/beta fold hydrolase: MKLEWADVPGARLRYRWGGSGPVVLLLHGHPRTHTTWWRVAPLLVEAGFTVVCPDLPGYGESRIGSYSKTAMAGAVAELMEERFGGAYCAVGHDRGSYVAHRLAVSHGAERLVVLDGVPVAHALGTCDAKFAAAYWHWFFFAQEEKRAEEWISRDPLAWYRNADPAAMGSENYADWRRAVTNPEVVAAMVGDYRCGPSVDRADEEADFAAGRLAGCPTLVGWSAHDDLEELHGDPVAVWRSWVTGPLRGVKIDSGHHMAEDAPEELADAIAGFMRE, encoded by the coding sequence ATGAAGCTGGAGTGGGCGGACGTCCCGGGCGCCCGGCTGCGCTACCGCTGGGGCGGATCGGGACCGGTCGTGCTGCTGCTGCACGGGCACCCGCGGACGCACACGACGTGGTGGCGCGTGGCGCCGCTGCTGGTCGAGGCCGGGTTCACGGTCGTGTGCCCGGACCTGCCGGGCTACGGCGAGTCGCGCATCGGGTCCTACTCGAAGACGGCGATGGCGGGCGCGGTGGCGGAGCTGATGGAGGAGCGGTTCGGCGGCGCGTACTGCGCGGTCGGGCACGACCGCGGCTCGTACGTGGCGCATCGGCTGGCGGTCTCGCACGGGGCCGAGCGGCTGGTCGTGCTGGACGGCGTGCCGGTCGCCCACGCGCTCGGCACCTGCGACGCGAAGTTCGCGGCCGCCTACTGGCACTGGTTCTTCTTCGCCCAAGAGGAGAAGCGGGCCGAGGAGTGGATCTCGCGCGACCCGCTCGCCTGGTACCGGAACGCCGATCCGGCCGCGATGGGGTCGGAGAACTACGCGGACTGGCGGCGCGCCGTGACGAACCCGGAGGTGGTGGCCGCGATGGTCGGCGACTACCGCTGTGGACCGTCGGTGGACCGCGCCGACGAGGAGGCGGACTTCGCGGCCGGCCGCCTCGCCGGCTGCCCGACGCTCGTGGGCTGGAGCGCGCACGACGACCTCGAGGAGCTGCACGGCGACCCGGTCGCGGTCTGGCGCTCGTGGGTGACCGGACCGCTGCGCGGCGTGAAGATCGACTCCGGCCACCACATGGCGGAGGACGCGCCGGAGGAGCTGGCGGACGCGATCGCGGGGTTCATGCGTGAGTGA
- a CDS encoding ArsR/SmtB family transcription factor, whose translation MSDARVSVLKALGHPLRLRVVDRLGHVGPSPVSALSAELGASLPDVSAALRVLRDAGLVSVSRSGRSSVYALCDGVDRVLPWLDRVVGAGPPPPSGRPRVSRTCYGHLGGPLGVSLYRWLLASGALAADDDGVVRVVREEELRALGVESVEIGRQRLAFECLDATEHAPHLAGALGDALAAALFERGWIARVGDGREVTVVGDHLERIVGA comes from the coding sequence GTGAGTGACGCGCGGGTGTCGGTCCTGAAGGCGCTCGGCCATCCGCTCCGGCTACGGGTGGTCGACCGGCTCGGCCACGTCGGGCCGTCGCCGGTCAGCGCGCTGTCGGCCGAGCTCGGCGCGTCCCTGCCGGACGTGTCCGCGGCGCTGCGGGTGCTGCGGGACGCGGGGCTGGTGTCGGTGTCGCGGTCGGGGCGCTCCTCGGTCTACGCGCTGTGCGACGGCGTCGACCGCGTCCTGCCGTGGCTGGACCGCGTGGTCGGCGCGGGGCCGCCGCCGCCGAGCGGCCGGCCCCGGGTCTCCCGCACCTGTTACGGACACCTGGGCGGGCCGCTCGGCGTCTCGCTCTACCGCTGGCTGCTGGCCTCCGGTGCGCTCGCCGCGGACGACGACGGCGTGGTGCGCGTGGTCCGGGAGGAGGAGCTGCGCGCGCTCGGCGTCGAGTCGGTGGAGATCGGCCGCCAGCGGCTGGCCTTCGAATGCCTCGACGCGACCGAGCACGCGCCGCACCTGGCGGGCGCGCTCGGCGACGCGCTGGCCGCGGCGCTCTTCGAGCGCGGCTGGATCGCGCGGGTGGGCGACGGGCGCGAGGTGACCGTCGTGGGCGACCACCTTGAGCGCATCGTCGGCGCATGA
- a CDS encoding methyltransferase: MHDEESSSAELMRLINGYQVSQTIHVAAALGIADLLADGPRAVDELAPLTATDESALHRLLRALAAIGILHEKDHRTFGLTELGQELRGPAGAWAAFIGRPYHWTAWGHLMHSVRTGENAFHAMHGVDVWEYRAAHPEEAAIFDAAMTGLSLRVNTAVAAAHDFGRYGVIVDVGGGRGALLASILEHHPGVRGVLFDQPAVVAGAHADGFEIVGGSFFESVPQGGDAYLLKSVLHDWEGEPAIRILRVCRRAADTGTTLLIIERQFSLPAAKLSDLNMLVGPGGRERTTDEYAALLAASGYELVGETPTVAGVTVFEGRAI; encoded by the coding sequence ATGCACGACGAGGAATCGTCGTCCGCGGAGCTCATGCGGCTGATCAACGGCTACCAGGTGTCGCAGACGATCCACGTCGCCGCGGCCCTCGGGATCGCCGACCTGCTCGCGGACGGCCCACGCGCGGTCGACGAGCTGGCGCCGCTCACAGCCACGGACGAGAGCGCGCTTCACCGGCTGCTGCGCGCGCTGGCCGCGATCGGGATCCTGCACGAGAAGGACCACCGGACGTTCGGATTGACCGAGCTCGGACAGGAGCTGCGGGGCCCGGCGGGCGCCTGGGCGGCGTTCATCGGCCGGCCCTACCACTGGACGGCCTGGGGGCATCTGATGCACAGCGTGCGAACCGGTGAGAACGCATTCCACGCGATGCACGGCGTCGACGTCTGGGAGTATCGCGCCGCGCACCCTGAAGAGGCGGCCATCTTCGACGCCGCGATGACCGGATTGTCGCTTCGCGTCAACACCGCGGTGGCCGCAGCGCACGACTTCGGCCGCTACGGAGTGATCGTCGACGTTGGTGGCGGGCGGGGCGCGCTGCTCGCCAGCATCCTCGAGCACCATCCGGGCGTGCGCGGCGTGCTGTTCGACCAGCCGGCCGTGGTGGCCGGCGCCCACGCCGACGGTTTCGAGATCGTCGGGGGCAGCTTCTTCGAGTCCGTCCCTCAGGGCGGGGACGCATACCTGCTCAAGTCCGTGCTCCACGACTGGGAGGGCGAGCCGGCGATCCGCATCCTACGCGTCTGCCGTAGGGCTGCCGACACGGGCACGACGTTGCTCATCATCGAACGCCAGTTCTCGCTTCCCGCCGCCAAGCTCTCGGATCTCAACATGCTCGTCGGACCGGGCGGGCGCGAGCGGACCACCGACGAGTACGCCGCGCTCCTCGCGGCATCCGGCTACGAGCTTGTCGGCGAGACCCCCACTGTGGCCGGCGTAACCGTGTTCGAGGGTCGAGCGATCTGA
- a CDS encoding STAS domain-containing protein — MVEVREPGRIRVRLLGELDLAGAPVVSECLRRHRERGDAVLVDLDELQFMDMSGLRVLLAAAEVASSDGWTLAVTPGSLPVRRLIGLVHLDGRPPFDGSST, encoded by the coding sequence GTGGTTGAGGTGCGGGAGCCTGGGAGGATCCGCGTACGACTGCTCGGCGAGCTCGATCTCGCCGGCGCGCCGGTCGTGAGCGAGTGCCTGAGGCGCCATCGCGAGCGTGGCGACGCGGTCCTGGTCGACCTCGATGAGCTCCAATTCATGGACATGAGCGGTCTGCGGGTGCTGTTGGCCGCCGCAGAAGTCGCGTCCTCCGATGGCTGGACGCTCGCGGTCACGCCTGGGTCTCTTCCAGTGCGCCGGCTGATCGGACTCGTGCACCTCGACGGACGCCCGCCCTTTGACGGGAGCTCGACATGA
- a CDS encoding ATP-binding protein, giving the protein MSAYSTSLPRSPDSIGVARRFVESHATTLTARGRGDAVLMVSELVTNALVHGTGEISLSIDLASEAITVEVSDEGNVRVAPSPTPGAHGGWGLRIVDQLADDWGIREGSTKVWFRLGTVPRRT; this is encoded by the coding sequence ATGAGCGCGTACAGCACGAGCTTGCCGCGCTCACCTGACTCGATCGGCGTCGCGAGGCGCTTCGTCGAATCCCACGCGACGACGCTCACCGCGCGCGGACGCGGCGACGCCGTGCTCATGGTCTCAGAGCTGGTCACCAACGCGCTGGTGCACGGCACCGGAGAGATCTCCCTGTCCATCGACCTCGCGTCAGAGGCGATCACCGTCGAGGTATCCGACGAGGGAAACGTCAGGGTCGCGCCCAGCCCGACGCCCGGAGCTCACGGCGGCTGGGGCCTGCGCATCGTGGATCAACTCGCCGACGACTGGGGAATCCGCGAGGGCAGCACGAAGGTCTGGTTCCGACTCGGCACGGTGCCACGGCGAACGTGA
- a CDS encoding SDR family oxidoreductase: MDLGLEGKVALVTAGSKGIGRGIADALAAEGAKVAVTSRSTDRAEQVAGEIGGCGYAFDSADLDSVPGLVDAVEADLGPIDIYVANTGGPPAGDPLAFTREQWEAAQRTLLLSPMAILQRLVPGMRERGFGRVVAIGSMAVREPIDALQLSNAHRPGLAAAFKVLARQHAAHGLTFNHVHPGKIATDRMIDTAGSLEAAREDAERTIPAGRLGTVEELAAAAVFLCSVPAAYINGTAILVDGALTRSV; encoded by the coding sequence ATGGACCTCGGGCTCGAAGGCAAGGTCGCGCTCGTCACGGCAGGCTCGAAGGGGATCGGCCGCGGCATCGCCGACGCCCTCGCCGCCGAGGGCGCGAAGGTCGCCGTGACCTCACGCTCGACCGACCGCGCCGAGCAGGTCGCCGGCGAGATCGGCGGCTGCGGCTACGCGTTCGACTCGGCCGACCTCGACAGCGTCCCGGGCCTGGTCGACGCGGTCGAGGCCGACCTCGGCCCGATCGACATCTACGTCGCCAACACCGGCGGCCCGCCGGCCGGCGACCCGCTCGCCTTCACGCGCGAGCAGTGGGAAGCCGCCCAGCGCACCCTGCTGCTCTCGCCCATGGCGATCCTCCAGCGCCTCGTCCCGGGCATGCGCGAACGGGGCTTCGGCCGCGTCGTCGCGATCGGCTCGATGGCCGTCCGCGAGCCGATCGACGCCCTCCAGCTCTCCAACGCCCACCGCCCGGGGCTGGCCGCCGCCTTCAAGGTCCTCGCCCGCCAGCACGCCGCCCACGGCCTGACCTTCAACCACGTCCACCCCGGCAAGATCGCCACCGACCGGATGATCGACACCGCCGGCTCCCTCGAGGCCGCGCGCGAGGACGCCGAGCGGACGATCCCGGCGGGCCGCCTCGGCACCGTCGAGGAGCTCGCCGCGGCGGCCGTCTTCCTGTGCTCGGTACCGGCCGCGTACATCAACGGCACGGCCATCCTCGTCGATGGCGCCCTCACCCGAAGCGTCTGA